A section of the Ictalurus punctatus breed USDA103 chromosome 8, Coco_2.0, whole genome shotgun sequence genome encodes:
- the LOC108268575 gene encoding transmembrane O-methyltransferase homolog isoform X3, with protein sequence METIEATERSKIMVSLFLLSLPLLPVIITLCRSPLRALYHRVCERVLKVLRGKVCVRRTHAYIFCECTHGQAESVLASFDLYIKTHASFSIGPEKGVFLDEVVRREAPLRVLELGMHCGYTSVRILRLLPTSGTLLTVEVDPLTAEKGEEILLVAGFKNSQFQVLPCSSAEAISRLASHLGEDLLDLVVMDHDPEQYLPDLLALQRENLLSKRSVLILNRVAEAGARVVLEYLTTKPHDYTVHQRFKDMLEIRCGNSESF encoded by the exons ATGGAAACTATTGAAGCCACTGAAAG GTCCAAAATCATGGTGTCACTGTTCCTGCTGTCCCTACCTCTGCTCCCTGTGATCATCACACTTTGTCGCTCACCACTGCGGGCTCTTTATCatcgtgtgtgtgagagagtgctgAAGGTCCTGCGTGGGAAAGTATGTGTCAGACGCACACATGCCTACATCTTCTGTGAGTGTACTCACGGCCAGGCTGAAAGCGTGCTGGCCTCGTTCGACCTTTACATCAAAACGCACGCTTCTTTCAGCATCGGGCCAGAAAAAG GTGTGTTCCTGGACGAGGTGGTACGACGCGAGGCTCCACTCAGGGTGCTGGAGTTGGGCATGCACTGTGGCTACACCTCCGTCCGAATACTGCGCCTGCTTCCCACCTCCGGCACACTGCTCACGGTGGAGGTGGACCCGCTTACTGCCGAGAAAGGCGAGGAGATCCTACTTGTCGCAGGTTTCAAAAACTCACAG TTCCAGGTGCTACCCTGCTCCTCAGCTGAAGCCATCTCCAGGTTAGCATCTCACCTCGGTGAGGACCTTTTGGACCTAGTGGTGATGGATCATGACCCTGAGCAGTATCTCCCAGACCTTCTGGCCCTTCAGAGAGAGAATCTGCTCTCTAAGCGGAG TGTCCTCATATTAAACAGAGTTGCGGAAGCCGGAGCTCGGGTCGTGCTGGAGTACCTCACCACCAAGCCACATGACTACACCGTGCACCAGCGGTTTAAAGACATGCTGGAGATCCGCTGCGGGAATTCTGAGTCGTTTTAA
- the LOC108268575 gene encoding catechol O-methyltransferase isoform X2, translating into MGYKAGYTLDRVPVHRRAHSHTHSHTHSYTTDTLDTPISLPCMCLDWGRKPEYPEETPAARGEHTNSAHTGPRWESNPRPWRSKIMVSLFLLSLPLLPVIITLCRSPLRALYHRVCERVLKVLRGKVCVRRTHAYIFCVFLDEVVRREAPLRVLELGMHCGYTSVRILRLLPTSGTLLTVEVDPLTAEKGEEILLVAGFKNSQFQVLPCSSAEAISRLASHLGEDLLDLVVMDHDPEQYLPDLLALQRENLLSKRSVLILNRVAEAGARVVLEYLTTKPHDYTVHQRFKDMLEIRCGNSESF; encoded by the exons atggggtacaaggcggggtacaccctggacagggtgccagtccatcgcagggcacactcacatacacactcacacacccattcatacactacggacactttagacacgccgatcagtctaccgtgcatgtgtttggactgggggaggaaaccggagtacccggaggaaacccccgcagcacggggagaacatacaaactccgcacacacagggccacggtgggaatcgaacccccgaccctggag GTCCAAAATCATGGTGTCACTGTTCCTGCTGTCCCTACCTCTGCTCCCTGTGATCATCACACTTTGTCGCTCACCACTGCGGGCTCTTTATCatcgtgtgtgtgagagagtgctgAAGGTCCTGCGTGGGAAAGTATGTGTCAGACGCACACATGCCTACATCTTCT GTGTGTTCCTGGACGAGGTGGTACGACGCGAGGCTCCACTCAGGGTGCTGGAGTTGGGCATGCACTGTGGCTACACCTCCGTCCGAATACTGCGCCTGCTTCCCACCTCCGGCACACTGCTCACGGTGGAGGTGGACCCGCTTACTGCCGAGAAAGGCGAGGAGATCCTACTTGTCGCAGGTTTCAAAAACTCACAG TTCCAGGTGCTACCCTGCTCCTCAGCTGAAGCCATCTCCAGGTTAGCATCTCACCTCGGTGAGGACCTTTTGGACCTAGTGGTGATGGATCATGACCCTGAGCAGTATCTCCCAGACCTTCTGGCCCTTCAGAGAGAGAATCTGCTCTCTAAGCGGAG TGTCCTCATATTAAACAGAGTTGCGGAAGCCGGAGCTCGGGTCGTGCTGGAGTACCTCACCACCAAGCCACATGACTACACCGTGCACCAGCGGTTTAAAGACATGCTGGAGATCCGCTGCGGGAATTCTGAGTCGTTTTAA
- the LOC108268575 gene encoding transmembrane O-methyltransferase homolog isoform X1 — translation MGYKAGYTLDRVPVHRRAHSHTHSHTHSYTTDTLDTPISLPCMCLDWGRKPEYPEETPAARGEHTNSAHTGPRWESNPRPWRSKIMVSLFLLSLPLLPVIITLCRSPLRALYHRVCERVLKVLRGKVCVRRTHAYIFCECTHGQAESVLASFDLYIKTHASFSIGPEKGVFLDEVVRREAPLRVLELGMHCGYTSVRILRLLPTSGTLLTVEVDPLTAEKGEEILLVAGFKNSQFQVLPCSSAEAISRLASHLGEDLLDLVVMDHDPEQYLPDLLALQRENLLSKRSVLILNRVAEAGARVVLEYLTTKPHDYTVHQRFKDMLEIRCGNSESF, via the exons atggggtacaaggcggggtacaccctggacagggtgccagtccatcgcagggcacactcacatacacactcacacacccattcatacactacggacactttagacacgccgatcagtctaccgtgcatgtgtttggactgggggaggaaaccggagtacccggaggaaacccccgcagcacggggagaacatacaaactccgcacacacagggccacggtgggaatcgaacccccgaccctggag GTCCAAAATCATGGTGTCACTGTTCCTGCTGTCCCTACCTCTGCTCCCTGTGATCATCACACTTTGTCGCTCACCACTGCGGGCTCTTTATCatcgtgtgtgtgagagagtgctgAAGGTCCTGCGTGGGAAAGTATGTGTCAGACGCACACATGCCTACATCTTCTGTGAGTGTACTCACGGCCAGGCTGAAAGCGTGCTGGCCTCGTTCGACCTTTACATCAAAACGCACGCTTCTTTCAGCATCGGGCCAGAAAAAG GTGTGTTCCTGGACGAGGTGGTACGACGCGAGGCTCCACTCAGGGTGCTGGAGTTGGGCATGCACTGTGGCTACACCTCCGTCCGAATACTGCGCCTGCTTCCCACCTCCGGCACACTGCTCACGGTGGAGGTGGACCCGCTTACTGCCGAGAAAGGCGAGGAGATCCTACTTGTCGCAGGTTTCAAAAACTCACAG TTCCAGGTGCTACCCTGCTCCTCAGCTGAAGCCATCTCCAGGTTAGCATCTCACCTCGGTGAGGACCTTTTGGACCTAGTGGTGATGGATCATGACCCTGAGCAGTATCTCCCAGACCTTCTGGCCCTTCAGAGAGAGAATCTGCTCTCTAAGCGGAG TGTCCTCATATTAAACAGAGTTGCGGAAGCCGGAGCTCGGGTCGTGCTGGAGTACCTCACCACCAAGCCACATGACTACACCGTGCACCAGCGGTTTAAAGACATGCTGGAGATCCGCTGCGGGAATTCTGAGTCGTTTTAA
- the LOC108268575 gene encoding transmembrane O-methyltransferase homolog isoform X4, whose amino-acid sequence MVSLFLLSLPLLPVIITLCRSPLRALYHRVCERVLKVLRGKVCVRRTHAYIFCECTHGQAESVLASFDLYIKTHASFSIGPEKGVFLDEVVRREAPLRVLELGMHCGYTSVRILRLLPTSGTLLTVEVDPLTAEKGEEILLVAGFKNSQFQVLPCSSAEAISRLASHLGEDLLDLVVMDHDPEQYLPDLLALQRENLLSKRSVLILNRVAEAGARVVLEYLTTKPHDYTVHQRFKDMLEIRCGNSESF is encoded by the exons ATGGTGTCACTGTTCCTGCTGTCCCTACCTCTGCTCCCTGTGATCATCACACTTTGTCGCTCACCACTGCGGGCTCTTTATCatcgtgtgtgtgagagagtgctgAAGGTCCTGCGTGGGAAAGTATGTGTCAGACGCACACATGCCTACATCTTCTGTGAGTGTACTCACGGCCAGGCTGAAAGCGTGCTGGCCTCGTTCGACCTTTACATCAAAACGCACGCTTCTTTCAGCATCGGGCCAGAAAAAG GTGTGTTCCTGGACGAGGTGGTACGACGCGAGGCTCCACTCAGGGTGCTGGAGTTGGGCATGCACTGTGGCTACACCTCCGTCCGAATACTGCGCCTGCTTCCCACCTCCGGCACACTGCTCACGGTGGAGGTGGACCCGCTTACTGCCGAGAAAGGCGAGGAGATCCTACTTGTCGCAGGTTTCAAAAACTCACAG TTCCAGGTGCTACCCTGCTCCTCAGCTGAAGCCATCTCCAGGTTAGCATCTCACCTCGGTGAGGACCTTTTGGACCTAGTGGTGATGGATCATGACCCTGAGCAGTATCTCCCAGACCTTCTGGCCCTTCAGAGAGAGAATCTGCTCTCTAAGCGGAG TGTCCTCATATTAAACAGAGTTGCGGAAGCCGGAGCTCGGGTCGTGCTGGAGTACCTCACCACCAAGCCACATGACTACACCGTGCACCAGCGGTTTAAAGACATGCTGGAGATCCGCTGCGGGAATTCTGAGTCGTTTTAA
- the LOC108268573 gene encoding putative C-type lectin domain family 20 member A → MKAYLFLLCFIGVVPATLSLLRPVGHKYYLIQNKVTWPVAQSYCRETYVDLATVESELDWLRLKAEVTREGLTDVAWVGLYFYNNWRWSLEDVPLTNTFQQWYSGQPGSSIGPRCCTSGPYGYWWNYPCTDLYPFICYNASNSASAKFVGVTSRLTWNGALAYCRKFHTDLAYITSTTDNDAMQSIAFRQGMSWIGPYTGLWMWSDGTNISSPQWLSGQPDYSYQNTDCAVLGNGMFSDTDCSTLNYFICHITAPVRERQIMKLRVKSDGSIFDSDVQSSILELIKQKLEENGMLENTTVTWRKQSDGQIFHKEENAP, encoded by the exons ATGAAGGCATATCTCTTCCTCCTATGCTTCATAG GTGTTGTCCCAGCCACCCTATCTCTTCTGCGACCTGTTGGTCACAAGTACTATCTGATCCAGAATAAGGTGACATGGCCAGTTGCGCAGAGCTACTGCAGGGAAACATACGTTGACTTAGCTACTGTTGAAAGTGAGCTCGACTGGTTAAGACTAAAGGCAGAAGTGACAAGGGAAGGTCTGACAGATGTTGCCTGGGTCGGCTTGTACTTTTATAACAATTGGCGCTGGTCCTTGGAGGATGTCCCACTGACAAATACTTTTCAGCAATGGTACTCTGGACAGCCTGGTAGTAGTATTGGGCCTCGATGTTGTACATCGGGCCCATACGGATACTGGTGGAATTACCCTTGCACAGACCTGTATCCCTTTATATGCTACAATG CTAGTAACAGTGCTAGTGCCAAATTTGTTGGTGTCACTTCTCGACTGACCTGGAATGGAGCTCTGGCCTACTGCCGAAAGTTTCATACAGATTTGGCTTATATAACTTCTACAACCGACAACGATGCAATGCAGAGCATAGCATTCCGTCAGGGTATGTCTTGGATTGGCCCGTACACTGGCTTATGGATGTGGTCAGACGGGACAAACATATCGAGCCCCCAGTGGCTTTCTGGACAGCCTGATTATAGTTATCAAAATACAGACTGTGCTGTGCTCGGTAACGGCATGTTCAGTGACACAGACTGCAGTACGCTCAACTATTTCATCTGTCACATCA CGGCTCCAGTGAGGGAGAGGCAGATAATGAAGCTGCGCGTGAAGTCTGACGGGAGCATCTTTGATTCTGATGTGCAGTCGAGCATTTTAGAGCTG ATCAAGCAGAAGCTGGAGGAAAATGGCATGCTGGAGAACACCACAGTGACCTGGAGGAAGCAGTCGGATGGACAAATCTTTCACAAGGAAGAAAACGCTCCCTAG